DNA from Pseudanabaena sp. FACHB-2040:
CAAGTGCAGCGTCTAGGCCTGAGCGCGAGTCAGATGATGCAGTTCATCGCCGAGAAGTTTGAGGGACGGCGGCGAAGTGAGCTAAAGGATAGTGAACTAGTGACGTTGCTCTACCATCTGCAAAACGTAGACCCCAAGCCACTGCCTGAGTAGTCGAACTGGCCCTAGGCGCAACTTTGGAAGCCGACAGCTCAACAATTCGCCGATAATAGTTGCTAGACGGCACATAGACTCAGAGCTGATGGTGTTGTCTGAAGATCTGGCAGTAGAGCTGAAGGCGTCTAGCCGCTTCACTATGCTGATAGATATGCCACCACCTCAACTAGTGGTGGAAGTCGTGTCCCCAGGTAAGCAAAACGAAGACTGTAACTATCGCTATAAGCGCTCTGAATACGGAGCACGAGGCATTCCTGAAACTGGACTGTTGACCCGAGTCGACAGCGGATGACAGTGCTAGCGTTGGAAGAGAGACTGTATGAGGAATCGGTGCTTGCAGGGAAGACTCCTATTCTCTTCAGTAGCCTAGAGCAGTTCTTGAGGCTCAGTTGATTTTTTAGTTGTGCCCTTAAGGAATTTGTCCACTAAGTTAGTGGACAAATTCTATTTCTATTGTTGAGCTCTATTTTGTTGGTGCCCCTGGTGTTGCCCAGAGGCTTTTCATTACCCAAAATCCTTAGTATGCTTCTGGTTGTCTGGTTATTTGTACATTTTGAAAGTCAAAGAACCAGATAACCAGGTAACCAAATAACCAGACAACCAGATATATAATAAACTCGTAACAATAGCGATTACTCTAAAAGGGCTGCCTAACCTACCTGCCGCGCATTAGTGCCGCTTAAAGGTTTTCATCTCTAAGCATATCTGTAGTAAAGTCTGGTTATCTGGATTACTGGTTTTTCAGATAACCAGATAACCAGATAACCAGATAACCAGATAACCAGATAACCAGATAACCAGATAACCAAAAAAATGAAGATCCTGACAATTACCGGCTACAAAGGCGGGTGCGGTAAGTCAGTCACAGCAATTCACGTCGCTACCTATCTCAGCGCACTGGGCGACGTAGTGCTAGTAGACTCCGACCCCAACCGAACCAGTTTGTCCTGGGCCAACCGAGGACAACTCCCGTTTACTGTCGTAGACGAACGAAAGGCAATGAAGGTAGTCCAGGGGCGAGACTTCATTGTGATTGACACGCCAGCTCGGCCTGACAGCTCTGACCTGAAAGAACTCGCTGAGGGCTGTGATCTCCTGATCCTCCCTACTCTGCCCGATATTGTCAGCCTCGAGCCCATGCTGCAGACTGCTCACGATTTGGGAGAAGCTAACTATCGAGCGCTGCTGACCATCGTTCCCCCCAAACCCAGCCGGGAAGGGGAAGCCATGCGAGAGGAGTTACGAAGTAACGGAGTGCCTGTCTTCAGCACAATGATCCGCCGTACCGCTGGATTTCAAAAGGCAGCGCTGGCCGGTTTCCCCATCCGTGACCTAACAGGGCGTGACCGAATGGGATGGCTAGACTACGACTCTTTAGGTAGTGAGATTTTGGAGGCAATTGGGCGATGACTCAGCAGACTGGAAAATTCGGCATCGGCAAAGTATTAAAGCAGGCCAGAGAACCAGATAGCCAGGAAGCCATAAAACCAGATAATCAAACAAGCCAGCAACCAGAGAACCAAATTCTCGAACCATCTATTGACCAAAAAGCCACAAAACCAGATAGCCAGATTTATGGCAAACCAGAT
Protein-coding regions in this window:
- a CDS encoding ParA family protein; translated protein: MKILTITGYKGGCGKSVTAIHVATYLSALGDVVLVDSDPNRTSLSWANRGQLPFTVVDERKAMKVVQGRDFIVIDTPARPDSSDLKELAEGCDLLILPTLPDIVSLEPMLQTAHDLGEANYRALLTIVPPKPSREGEAMREELRSNGVPVFSTMIRRTAGFQKAALAGFPIRDLTGRDRMGWLDYDSLGSEILEAIGR